One Vicugna pacos chromosome X, VicPac4, whole genome shotgun sequence DNA window includes the following coding sequences:
- the LOC140691938 gene encoding protein FAM47A-like — MADKKWLLGPGPLEPMPLGMNCKPWYKDKLPSKCFAKHKKALLKFPTSLDGRRWVFVKEGLADFRKGCPPCEDVLTSGPEEGSVPVIAHRVPQLGPKKGQRKLPKKANLSSTLSPAQPARKAFVEDIEAHLTKHPLALYPNLEEDLPADLLLKVLEVLDPDRKLKDTWAYCEGSRKRTKSSTKLRKKRPAKVYVEPIERAPKSYPSNLHYKERKSSSFLEFLEKIAESDPDILHHEGEKSSIYPEPLEQAPESQPASLHHEDKPNIHPELLEQAPESQPASMHHEDKSNIHPELLEKAPESQPASLHHKRKKARIYLEFFKKAPESHPVSLHHEDKSNVHPELLEKAPESQPASLHHEDKSNIHPEPLEKPPESRRSSFHHEGRKSSIHLEPLEKPPESRRSSFHHEGRKSSIHLEPLEKAPESHPASLHHERRKSSSYPEPLEKAPESHPASLHHERRKSSIYQELLEKAPESHPASFHHEGRKSSIHLEPLEKPPESRRSSFHYEGRKSSIHLEPLEKPPESRRSSLHHEDKKSSIHSEPLEKPPESHRSSFHDEEKKSSIYPEPLEKPPESHPASLHHEDSNSSIYQEPLEKAPESHRSSLHRKDRKSRRKDSLTDPRTSRKIPKGIREFCKWVATFGDSGIDEEFIMKKCEVECECPPTYDTGCIKKVTKVPSEVKYCIGLTEMEERKFSIEERNWERKLQKPENPYKPNWVKMRYGAWYLKPKLWKKLINDEPLMDPKGLLGAQSGCFGRRLPEKDILEDLYGTIAFKDFILSKGYEMPDILERLFIRKGWTYDSVKTPIERVIKMTSNKEEDTCEDG; from the coding sequence ATGGCGGACAAGAAGTGGCTGCTAGGACCAGGGCCGCTGGAACCAATGCCCCTGGGCATGAACTGCAAGCCCTGGTACAAAGACAAGTTACCTTCCAAGTGTTTTGCAAAGCACAAGAAGGCGCTCCTGAAGTTCCCCACCTCCCTGGACGGCCGGCGGTGGGTATTTGTGAAAGAGGGGCTGGCCGACTTCCGGAAGGGCTGCCCACCTTGTGAAGATGTGCTCACTAGTGGCCCTGAGGAGGGCTCTGTCCCTGTGATTGCTCACAGAGTTCCCCAGCTGGGCCCCAAAAAGGGTCAGAGAAAGCTGCCCAAGAAAGCAAACCTGTCTTCCACGCTCTCGCCAGCCCAGCCAGCACGGAAGGCATTTGTGGAGGACATCGAAGCCCACCTGACCAAACATCCCTTGGCTCTCTACCCAAATCTGGAGGAAGATCTACCTGCAGACCTCTTATTAAAGGTACTGGAAGTGCTCGATCCTGACAGGAAGCTGAAGGATACATGGGCTTATTGTGAAGGCTCCAGGAAGAGAACAAAGTCCTCGACAAAGCTTCGTAAAAAACGTCCTGCCAAGGTCTATGTGGAACCTATCGAGAGGGCTCCCAAGTCATATCCATCCAATTTGCATTATAAGGAAAGGAAGTCAAGCAGCTTCCTGGAATTTCTCGAGAAGATTGCTGAGTCAGATCCAGACATTCTGCATCATGAGGGCGAGAAGTCAAGCATCTATCCAGAACCTCTCGAGCAGGCTCCTGAGTCACAGCCAGCCAGTTTGCATCATGAGGACAAGCCAAACATCCACCCGGAACTTCTCGAGCAGGCTCCTGAGTCACAGCCAGCCAGTATGCATCATGAGGACAAGTCAAACATCCACCCGGAACTTCTCGAGAAGGCTCCTGAGTCACAGCCAGCCAGTTTGCATCACAAGCGCAAGAAAGCACGCATCTACTTGGAATTTTTCAAGAAGGCTCCTGAGTCACATCCAGTCAGTTTGCATCATGAAGACAAGTCAAATGTCCACCCGGAACTTCTTGAGAAGGCTCCTGAGTCACAGCCAGCCAGTTTGCATCATGAGGACAAGTCAAACATCCACCCAGAACCTCTTGAGAAGCCTCCGGAGTCACGTCGATCCAGCTTCCATCATGAGGGCAGGAAGTCAAGCATCCACTTAGAACCTCTTGAGAAGCCTCCGGAGTCACGTCGATCCAGCTTCCATCATGAGGGCAGGAAGTCAAGCATCCACTTAGAACCTCTCGAAAAGGCTCCTGAGTCACATCCAGCCAGTTTGCATCACGAGCGCAGGAAGTCAAGCAGCTACCCGGAACCTCTCGAGAAGGCTCCTGAGTCACATCCAGCCAGTTTGCATCACGAGCGCAGGAAGTCAAGCATCTACCAGGAACTTCTCGAGAAGGCTCCTGAGTCACATCCAGCCAGTTTCCATCATGAGGGCAGGAAGTCAAGCATCCACTTAGAACCTCTTGAGAAGCCTCCAGAGTCACGTCGATCCAGTTTCCATTATGAGGGCAGGAAGTCAAGCATCCACTTAGAACCTCTCGAGAAGCCTCCAGAGTCACGTCGATCCAGCCTCCATCATGAAGACAAGAAGTCAAGCATCCACTCAGAACCTCTCGAGAAGCCTCCAGAGTCACATCGATCCAGTTTCCATGATGAAGAAAAGAAGTCAAGCATCTACCCGGAACCTCTGGAAAAGCCTCCTGAGTCACATCCAGCCAGTCTGCATCATGAGGACAGTAACTCAAGCATCTACCAGGAACCTCTTGAGAAAGCTCCTGAGTCACATAGATCCAGTTTGCATCGTAAGGACAGGAAGTCAAGGAGAAAGGATTCACTCACTGATCCTCGTACTTCTAGAAAAATACCAAAAGGAATTCGTGAATTCTGCAAATGGGTTGCTACTTTTGGAGACTCGGGCATTGATGAAGAGTTCATCATGAAAAAGTGTGAGGTTGAATGTGAGTGCCCACCAACCTATGATACAGGCTGCATCAAGAAAGTAACCAAGGTTCCTTCAGAGGTCAAATACTGCATAGGGCTAACTGAAATGGAGGAGAGAAAATTCTCAATCGAGGAGCGAAACTGGGAGAGGAAACTCCAGAAACCAGAGAATCCTTATAAACCCAACTGGGTGAAGATGAGGTATGGCGCATGGTATCTGAAGCCCAAGTTGTGGAAAAAGCTAATCAATGATGAACCTTTGATGGACCCCAAGGGCTTACTTGGAGCTCAAAGTGGGTGTTTTGGAAGGAGGCTTCCTGAAAAGGACATTCTTGAAGATCTTTATGGAACAATTGCCTTTAAAGATTTCATTCTAAGCAAGGGGTACGAGATGCCAGACATCCTTGAGAGGTTGTTTATCAGGAAGGGATGGACCTATGATTCTGTTAAGACTCCTATAGAAAGAGTAATAAAAATGACTTCAAACAAAGAAGAGGATACATGCGAAGATGGTTAG